A single window of Anopheles moucheti chromosome 2, idAnoMoucSN_F20_07, whole genome shotgun sequence DNA harbors:
- the LOC128302572 gene encoding pacifastin-like protease inhibitor cvp4 — MMKLLILIVATCIVGALCEEKCEPGTTFMEDCNKCRCSLDGQKACTRKACPPNELSDDSQVRTDVQNGDSLSSADEKDEVHVQTNGQVCTPNEIKMKDCNRCRCANNGIGWFCTRRACPPREKRAAPSPVDKCIPGTVFRSEDDCNTCFCTDSGTVACTRKACFSAPPQKTKRATPSSSDEKCTPGTVFPSEDGCNTCFCTETGMAACTLKACYSPPPPKTKRETLPQSDIAPGAPGFSCQPNASFKYQCNTCLCSADGKTAGCTFKYCVPGEW; from the exons ATGATGAAGCTGCTTATTCTGATTGTGGCAACGTGTATTGTGGGAG CGCTCTGCGAGGAGAAATGCGAGCCGGGCACAACGTTCATGGAGGATTGTAACAAATGTCGCTGCAGTCTAGACGGTCAGAAGGCTTGCACGCGCAAGGCGTGCCCACCGAACGAGCTGTCCGACGACAGTCAGGTGCGCACCGATGTGCAGAACGGTGACTCCCTGTCGTCGGCGGACGAGAAGGATGAAGTGCATGTACAAACCAACGGACAGGTGTGCACTCCGAACGAGATCAAGATGAAG GATTGCAATCGTTGCCGATGTGCCAACAACGGTATTGGATGGTTCTGTACGCGGAGAGCATGTCCACCACGCGAGAAGCGTGCCGCACCAAGTCCCGTTGATAAATGCATCCCCGGAACGGTATTCAGAAGCGAGGATGATTGCAACACCTGCTTCTGCACGGACAGCGGTACTGTGGCCTGTACACGGAAGGCTTGCTTCTCGGCACCACCGCAGAAAACGAAGCGTGCCACTCCTTCcagtagtgacgagaaatgcACTCCTGGAACGGTGTTTCCAAGTGAGGACGGATGCAATACCTGCTTCTGTACGGAAACCGGCATGGCGGCCTGTACCCTGAAGGCGTGCTATTCGCCACCACCTCCGAAAACGAAACGTGAAACTCTTCCCCAGTCGGACATTGCGCCCGGTGCGCCCGGGTTTTCCTGCCAGCCGAACGCGTCCTTCAAGTATCAGTGCAACACGTGCCTCTGTTCGGCAGATGGCAAGACGGCAGGATGTACCTTCAAATACTGCGTCCCCGGCGAATGGTAG
- the LOC128296968 gene encoding synaptogyrin, protein MDIGGAYGGGKAGGAFDPIAFVQRPTVILRAVCWLFAIIVFGCVSSEGWREEANGKEYCIINRDGNACNYAVGIGVIAFLASMGFIAGEYLFEQMSSVKTRKHYVLADLGFSAFWSFLFFIGFCYLTNQWGKADDPPNGEGVNNVQASIVFSFFSIFTWAGCAYFAFLRFKAGVDPSFSSTYESDPSAAQQYAAYPASNDNDQFQEAPFSGQQQQQQQQRDYSQPTY, encoded by the exons ATGGATATCGGAGGAGCATACGGTGGCGGTAAAGCGGGCGGTGCATTCGATCCTATTGCATTCGTACAGCGTCCGACGGTCATATTGCGTGCCGTTTGCTGG CTATTTGCGATCATCGTGTTCGGGTGTGTGTCGTCCGAGGGGTGGCGGGAGGAAGCGAACGGCAAGGAGTATTGCATAATTAATCGTGATGGTAATGCCTGCAACTATGCGGTCGGTATCGGTGTGATCGCTTTTCTCGCCTCGATGGGCTTCATCGCGGGCGAGTATCTGTTCGAGCAGATGTCGTCGGTCAAGACGAGAAAGCACTACGTGCTGGCTGATCTTGGCTTTTCTG CTTTCTGGTCATTCCTGTTCTTCATCGGCTTCTGCTACCTTACCAACCAGTGGGGCAAAGCGGACGATCCACCGAACGGCGAGGGCGTGAACAATGTGCAAGCTTCCATCGTGTTCTCGTTCTTCTCGATCTTCACCTGGGCCGGGTGTGCGTACTTTGCGTTCCTGCGCTTCAAAGCGGGCGTAGATCCATCGTTCTCCTCCACCTACGAGTCGGATCCGAGTGCCGCTCAACAGTACGCGGCCTACCCGGCCTCGAACGATAATGACCAATTCCAGGAGGCACCGTTCTCtggccaacagcagcagcaacagcaacagcgag ACTATTCGCAGCCTACGTACTAA
- the LOC128298129 gene encoding uncharacterized protein LOC128298129, with translation MVKEPQSSSSVNYLHLVSSFCLASTLFDLCEDCCKMACLPQSAFAVHKIRQAQNDKDLTVARMTGDKQGPRYLNKNILDLTPVKYNGKLMNSIWGLYNRYSPHNFKKNNGSYGGFFGMQQPFAVACSPLEKETPVTNPADQN, from the exons ATGGTGAAAGAGCCTCAGAGCAGTAGCAGTGTGAATTATTTGCACCTAGTCAGTTCGTTCTGTTTGGCATCCACATTGTTTGACCTTTGCGAAG ATTGCTGCAAAATGGCCTGTCTCCCACAGTCAGCATTCGCAGTGCACAAGATCCGGCAGGCGCAGAACGACAAGGATCTCACCGTTGCTCGTATGACGGGTGATAAGCAAGGTCCGAGATATTTAAACAAGAATA TACTCGATCTGACACCGGTCAAGTACAATGGGAAGCTGATGAACAGCATCTGGGGCTTGTACAATCGCTACTCGCCACATAACTTCAAGAAAAACAATGGATCTTACGGTGGTTTCTTTGGCATGCAACAGCC ATTTgctgttgcatgctctccacTGGAGAAAGAAACACCGGTAACCAATCCAGCCGACCAGAATTAG
- the LOC128308695 gene encoding sentrin-specific protease 8 has translation MSSHRNDEVALSYHESCLRLSDVDLLKGPYWLNDQIISFYFEYLEKQVFENEHDLLFVSPEVTQCIRMVAQDDVGIFLEPLRAQHRAFVFFALNDNQLADRAGGSHWSLLVFSRGEKAFYHFDSSRNANAEYARHLVMVLKRALYCPDAQLRTGDCLQQSNGYDCGVHVLCTVDAVAQQIRKSGKIEGVRSARYDVIRSKREELLGVIVTLGGRIK, from the coding sequence ATGTCTTCTCACCGGAACGATGAAGTGGCGCTCAGCTATCACGAATCGTGTCTCCGCCTGTCGGATGTGGACCTGCTGAAGGGTCCGTACTGGCTGAACGATCAGATCATTTCCTTCTACTTCGAGTATCTCGAGAAGCAAGTGTTTGAAAACGAGCACGATCTGCTGTTCGTCAGCCCGGAAGTTACCCAATGCATTCGGATGGTGGCACAGGACGATGTCGGCATATTTCTGGAACCGCTGCGCGCCCAACACAGagcgtttgtgtttttcgcACTAAACGACAACCAGCTGGCGGATCGGGCCGGTGGTTCACACTGGAGTCTGCTGGTGTTTTCACGCGGCGAGAAAGCGTTCTACCATTTCGATTCATCCCGCAACGCGAACGCCGAATATGCTCGCCATCTGGTGATGGTGCTGAAGCGGGCCCTGTACTGTCCGGATGCGCAACTACGCACCGGGGACTGTCTGCAACAGAGCAACGGATACGACTGTGGTGTGCATGTGCTGTGTACGGTGGATGCTGTGGCACAGCAGATACGCAAAAGTGGCAAAATCGAGGGCGTCCGTAGTGCACGGTACGATGTGATACGGTCCAAGCGGGAGGAACTGTTGGGAGTAATTGTAACCTTAGGTGGCAGGATTAAGTAG
- the LOC128308679 gene encoding fatty-acid amide hydrolase 2 — protein MRVEAEKLKHKAKHFLRTLGACGADATRSHSRRMDAQTKQNLQERRKARSLVKSVINVVHKFLILLVRWLSRTIYGEHGKRMPPITNLILMESATSLATKIRTRKLTSVEVTQAFVNRCKEVNPLLNCVVDQRFEEALKDAEQADKLIASGTMTVEQLEREKPFLGVPISTKDCIRVQGLLHTSGIWNRRNIRGDKDARAMELMRRAGAIPFALTNVSECCMWWESVNTIHGRSRNPYDANRIVGGSSGGEGCIQAAAGSPFGLGSDIGGSIRMPAFFNGVFGHKPSKFVVSNEGQYPVALSEEQNSFLGIGPMCRYATDLKPMLRIISDENVGKLRLDEPVDLKQVKFFYQINDGGAHLVSPVDLDIRDAMEKVMAHFRATVKAEVKKVYLDKMRKSAPMWLANMKTPSKVGFDSQLANLEGTINPWLELAKWPLRMSNHTLIGILTALSERSGVKYGSEEYHHYVQQKQELVNEFRDMLGENGVFIYPTHPTVAPYHNEPVIRALNFSYTAIINVLGLPATAVPLGLGREGLPVGLQVVAGVNQDRLCLAVACELERAFGGWVAPEVKA, from the exons ATGAGAGTGGAGGCCGAAAAGTTAAagcacaaagcaaaacattttcttcgcACATTAGGCGCATGCGGAGCCGACGCAACGCGGAGTCACTCCCGAAGGATGGATGCACAGACGAAACAGAACCTGCAGGAGCGGCGTAAGGCCCGTTCGCTGGTCAAATCCGTCATCAATGTCGTGCACAAGTTTCTCATCCTGCTGGTACGGTGGCTGTCGCGTACGATCTATGGCGAGCACGGTAAACGGATGCCACCGATCACTAACCTCATACTGATGGAATCGGCCACCTCGCTCGCGACAAAGATTCGCACACGCAAG cTCACGAGCGTGGAGGTAACGCAAGCCTTCGTTAACCGATGCAAGGAAGTGAACCCGCTGCTGAACTGTGTGGTTGACCAGCGGTTCGAGGAAGCGCTGAAAGATGCGGAACAGGCGGACAAACTAATCGCCTCCGGTACGATGACCGTCGAGCAGCTGGAGCGCGAAAAACCATTCCTCGGTGTGCCGATATCGACGAAGGACTGCATACGGGTGCAGG GTCTGCTGCACACGTCCGGCATATGGAATCGGCGAAACATACGCGGCGACAAGGATGCACGCGCGATGGAGCTGATGCGACGCGCCGGTGCCATACCCTTTGCCCTGACGAACGTTTCCGAGTGCTGCATGTG GTGGGAAAGTGTGAACACCATTCATGGCCGTTCGAGAAACCCTTACGATGCCAATCGTATCGTCGGTGGATCGAGCGGTGGCGAAGGATGCATTCAGGCTGCGGCTGGTTCCCCCTTCGGGTTGGGTTCGGACATCGGTGGATCGATCCGGATGCCGGCCTTCTTCAACGGTGTCTTCGGACATAAACCATCGAAATTCGTTGTGTCAAACGAGGGCCAGTACCCGGTGGCGTTGTCGGAGgaacaaaactcattcctag GTATCGGACCCATGTGTCGGTATGCCACCGACCTGAAGCCGATGCTGCGAATCATTTCCGACGAGAATGTGGGCAAACTTCGGCTGGATGAACCGGTTGATCTGAAGCAGGTGAAATTCTTCTATCAAATTAACGATGGCGGCGCACATCTGGTGTCGCCCGTCGATCTTGACATTCGCGATGCAATGGAGAAGGTGATGGCACATTTCCGGGCCACAGTCAAGGCGGAAGTGAAGAAGGTGTACCTGGACAAGATGCGGAAATCCGCACCGATGTGGCTGGCGAACATGAAAACTCCGTCCAAGGTTGGATTTGACTCGCAGCTCGCCAATCTGGAGGGTACGATTAATCCCTGGCTAGAGCTGGCCAAGTGGCCGTTGCGCATGTCGAACCACACGCTGATCGGCATACTGACCGCGCTCTCGGAACGGAGCGGTGTAAAGTATGGTTCGGAAGAGTACCACCATTACGTGCAGCAGAAGCAAGAGCTGGTGAACGAGTTCCGCGATATGCTCGGTGAGAATGGTGTCTTTATCTACCCAACGCATCCGACGGTGGCACCGTACCATAATGAGCCAGTGATACGGGCGCTCAACTTTAGCTACACCGCCATCATCAACGTGCTGGGACTGCCGGCAACGGCCGTACCGTTGGGTTTGGGCCGCGAAGGTCTACCGGTTGGATTGCAGGTAGTGGCGGGCGTCAATCAGGATCGTCTGTGCCTTGCGGTGGCCTGCGAACTGGAACGTGCCTTTGGTGGATGGGTTGCACCGGAGGTGAAAGCCTAG